From a single Leishmania panamensis strain MHOM/PA/94/PSC-1 chromosome 2 sequence genomic region:
- a CDS encoding cytochrome b-domain protein, putative (TriTrypDB/GeneDB-style sysID: LpmP.02.0010), with protein sequence MPTFYTKDEVAAHNVKENGWLIINNSVYDVSKFYDDHPGGRDPLLAHIGTNATEAFEAVNHSRGAKYKLEELKVGELSENERRHYISLEQVAAKKSANGAWFVINNKVYDVTKFLDLHPGGRDILLCNAGGDATQAFTDNGHSPAAYKMMSTYAIGDLEPSERKVFVTQKATGERSSATTAMVGVKSGNESLLIQIQQQLKLLIIVALFIIAGVFFLT encoded by the coding sequence ATGCCCACCTTCTACACCAAGGACGAGGTGGCAGCTCACAACGTAAAGGAGAACGGCTGGCTCATCATCAACAACTCCGTGTACGATGTGAGCAAGTTCTACGATGATCACCCTGGAGGTCGAGATCCTCTGCTCGCTCACATCGGCACCAATGCCACAGAGGCTTTCGAGGCGGTAAACCACAGCAGAGGTGCCAAGTACAAGCTAGAGGAGCTCAAGGTTGGCGAGCTGTCTGAAAATGAGCGTCGCCACTACATCTCCCTGGAGCAGGTTGCTGCCAAGAAGTCCGCCAACGGTGCTTGGTTTGTTATCAACAACAAAGTATACGATGTGACCAAATTTCTCGACCTGCATCCCGGTGGCCGCGACATATTGCTCTGCAATGCTGGTGGTGACGCGACTCAGGCCTTTACGGACAACGGGCACAGTCCCGCTGCCTACAAAATGATGAGCACATATGCCATTGGCGATCTCGAGCCGAGTGAGCGCAAGGTTTTCGTGACCCAAAAGGCCACAGGCGAACGGAGCAGTGCTACCACCGCGATGGTTGGCGTGAAGAGCGGGAACGAATCCCTACTTATCCAaatccagcagcagctgaagttGCTCATTATCGTGGCGCTCTTCATCATTGCGGGCGTGTTCTTTCTCACTTAG
- a CDS encoding hypothetical protein (TriTrypDB/GeneDB-style sysID: LpmP.02.0020), translating to MLTPLSMPAPNTVAVRVPFYYQANEGSKGAEMRADRASAPMELVFVTNVFIEVIAFGTRFFWVHISESPTSQYVPRLGTCSVAVGLQLSRDDGRGSISSSLLMEYEATRQQDTSAGANSSVQSAFSTSLSQRLVRGIAKQLGTQATVYVNCAIEGERCLSLLGTDGGSGFDMTFQFGALVYRETFQLVAQQWDV from the coding sequence ATGCTCACTCCCCTATCGATGCCTGCCCCGAACACCgttgctgtgcgtgtgccctTTTACTACCAGGCGAATGAGGGCAGCAAGGGGGCAGAGATGCGCGCTGATCGCGCCAGCGCACCGATGGAGCTGGTGTTCGTCACAAACGTCTTTATCGAAGTGATCGCGTTCGGCACTCGCTTCTTCTGGGTGCACATCTCGGAGAGCCCCACGAGCCAGTACGTGCCCCGACTTGGGacctgcagcgtcgctgttGGACTCCAGCTCAGCAGGGACGATGGCCGCGGCAGCATTTCTTCATCGCTGTTGATGGAATACGAGGCGACTCGTCAACAGGACACGTCAGCTGGAGCGAACAGCAGCGTGCAATCTGCGTTTTCAACGAGCCTCAGCCAGCGACTGGTGCGTGGCATTGCAAAGCAGCTTGGCACTCAGGCGACAGTGTACGTAAACTGTGCCatcgagggagagaggtgtctctcgctgctgGGCACGGATGGCGGAAGCGGCTTTGACATGACGTTTCAGTTTGGTGCGCTCGTGTACAGGGAGACCTTCCAGTTGGTTGCCCAGCAGTGGGACGTGTAG
- a CDS encoding hypothetical protein (TriTrypDB/GeneDB-style sysID: LpmP.02.0030) codes for MLKKVLKIKGVEGRTALVEFAVNKRVKYLEYLKELHSEEGSLWMNTVHLDLYEIGKYFNVADACLPADRGGVSKAGLIRLPAEKPVAVAASTTGARPSLSSNASADPNVAEADFITVSIANAPAAIQQRSSSAEDWARYYLPCYVALAISLSEILLVPIGGEEFVECFYGLLLELEVAYASGAASKALAQRNLRQFRQHVSRGLKSLLQTSTDAEARDGVPTLPVTTTSSDLDAQVKYIFLNQRHLEYTAASPSYDAVIPALCSVLMFAYRKLCDYELMREEECVRRILSIDKRLERLFFAHVSHEVDKIANHKLLREAYLLSTGALFADLLAESAHRGASSDAAIGGGADFVTDLLMQHQEHRGSSSLKAAGKKGFDSSSDEEDDGTVWFGPGVDQ; via the coding sequence ATGCTGAAGAAAGTTTTGAAAATAAAAGGCGTTGAGGGTCGCACGGCACTCGTCGAGTTTGCTGTCAACAAACGTGTCAAGTACCTCGAGTACTTGAAGGAGCTCCACAGCGAAGAGGGGTCGCTGTGGATGAATACAGTGCACCTCGACTTGTATGAGATAGGCAAGTACTTTAACGTTGCGGACGCCTGCCTTCCTGCTGATCGTGGTGGTGTCAGCAAGGCGGGGCTCATTCGGCTGCCTGCAGAGAAGCCAGTGGCAGTCGCGGCAAGTACTACAGGGGCGCGGCCGTCTctgagcagcaacgcctcgGCCGATCCAAacgtggcagaggcggacTTCATTACCGTTTCCATCGCTAACGCCCCGGCGGCTATCCAACAGCGCAGTAGCTCGGCGGAAGACTGGGCGCGCTACTACCTTCCTTGCTATGTGGCGCTTGCCATTTCGCTCTCTGAGATTCTCCTCGTCCCTATTGGCGGGGAGGAGTTTGTGGAGTGCTTTTacgggctgctgctggagctcgaGGTCGCCTACGCAAGCGGCGCGGCTTCCaaggcgctggcgcagcgcaacCTCCGGCAGTTCCGCCAGCACGTGTCGCGAGGCCTCAAGTCACTCTTGCAGACTTCAACAGACGCAGAGGCGCGAGATGGGGTGCCGACACTACCGGTGACGACCACATCTTCCGACCTCGACGCGCAAGTCAAATATATTTTTCTGAACCAGCGGCACCTCGAGTACACGGCAGCCTCTCCCTCGTACGACGCTGTCATCCCTGCACTTTGCTCCGTTCTGATGTTTGCCTACCGAAAGCTCTGCGACTATGAGCTgatgcgagaggaggagtgcgtGCGACGCATCCTCTCCATCGACAAGCGACTGGAGCGGCTGTTCTTCGCCCACGTGAGTCACGAGGTGGATAAAATTGCAAATCACAAGCTCCTGCGCGAGGCTTACCTTCTCTCCACTGGGGCCCTGTTTGCGGACCTCCTCGCTGAATCCGCACATCGTGGCGCCAGCAGTGATGCTGCCATCGGTGGCGGAGCGGACTTCGTCACCGACTTGCTCATGCAGCACCAGGAGCATCGGGGCTCGTCGAGTCTGAAAGCGGCTGGCAAGAAAGGGTTcgactcctcctccgacgaggaggacgatgGGACAGTTTGGTTTGGCCCGGGAGTAGACCAGTGA